One region of Armigeres subalbatus isolate Guangzhou_Male chromosome 3, GZ_Asu_2, whole genome shotgun sequence genomic DNA includes:
- the LOC134225294 gene encoding uncharacterized protein LOC134225294 isoform X2, protein MNYSTSRNGSNTCMTVVPFKGGRYAGDYRPRRRIIPKRVWTLPVWARAVENPEQRKSVTADGKENCANKQSPSGNTLEDDLERLIAAEGDTRGKHLAIGERKKINDMIMATIRDSDGYVDSLLGKDIDALEKQCRPPPQKSYNANDFTQCKSVRESINKKITHSAPEKNKKYSKSVFVAPNGEYILYEDSEYGDYIPEIDERGAAANLLNTEGEKLQHLLETADNRIDEDMFSPDKCGDMSTSTENCELTDVSPETGEQSVVLPPHALSHSEVDRHKIFNPAQPPLASYPAGCSYGFNAYEENPHIDSTASSCDGMGSLETDNQKLRQAVSVAEEEARIAHERWAELTKQIEEAEEELQIKRASALAVMNKLAKQIRDRESILEKQMRLIERLEGMISEKDKELERLKKDCNEQTPPNMVPSEQVRSEIYQRVMELYAKNVKLAMVNDDVKSSAEQKDKLQAELDSCHSDLEEVATGGFAMDAQ, encoded by the exons ATGAATTACTCTACCTCTCGGAATGGGTCCAACACTTGCATGACGGTTGTGCCTTTCAAAGGAGGTCGCTATGCAGGCGATTATCGACCAAGAAGACGCATCATACCAAAAAGGGTCTGGACCCTGCCAGTCTGGGCGCGTGCGGTCGAAAATCCAGAGCAGAGGAAAAGCGTTACCGCTGACGGGAAGGAAAACTGCGCGAACAAGCAATCGCCTTCCGGAAATACACTGGAAGACGATTTGGAGCGGCTGATTGCCGCCGAAGGAGACACCAGAGGAAAACATTTGGCAATTGGCGAGAGAAAAAAGATAAACGACATGATCATGGCCACGATTCGAGATTCCGACGGTTATGTAGACAGTTTGCTCGGAAAAGATATCGATGCGCTCGAGAAGCAATGCAGACCGCCACCACAGAAGTCGTACAATGCCAACGATTTCACTCAGTGTAAGTCAGTTCGGGAGAGTATTAATAAGAAGATAACACATTCTGCTccagagaaaaataaaaaatacagtaagAGTGTATTTGTTGCCCCGAATGGGGAATATATCCTTTATGAAGATTCGGAATATGGTGATTATATTCCCGAAATTGACGAAAGAGGTGCGGCAGCAAATCTGTTGAACACGGAAGGTGAAAAGCTTCAACACCTGCTCGAAACAGCGGATAATCGGATTGATGAAGACATGTTCTCCCCAGATAAGTGCGGGGATATGTCCACTTCGACCGAAAACTGTGAGCTGACGGATGTGTCGCCAGAGACTGGAGAGCAATCTGTGGTTTTGCCACCCCATGCTTTATCGCACTCGGAGGTCGACAG GCATAAGATTTTCAATCCCGCGCAACCCCCACTAGCAAGCTATCCAGCGGGTTGTTCATACGGATTCAACGCCTATGAGGAAAACCCACATATCGACAGTACCGCATCGTCCTGTGATGGAATGGGCAGTTTGGAAACGGACAACCAGAAGCTTAGACAAGCCGTTAGTGTTGCAGAAGAAGAGGCGAGGATTGCTCATGAGCGGTGGGCCGAGCTCACGAAACAAATTGAGGAGGCAGAAGAGGAACTGCAGATCAAACGGGCCTCCGCTTTGGCAGTTATGAATAAGCTGGCGAAACAGATTAGGGACAGGGAGTCCATCCTGGAAAAGCAGATGCGCTTGATCGAACGCTTGGAAGGGATGATATCGGAAAAGGACAAGGAACTCGAACGATTG AAAAAAGATTGCAACGAGCAGACACCCCCGAACATGGTTCCCTCCGAACAAGTTCGCAGCGAAATTTATCAACGGGTGATGGAGCTCTATGCGAAAAACGTCAAACTAGCGATGGTAAACGACGATGTGAAGAGTTCCGCGGAACAGAAAGATAAGCTTCAGGCAGAATTGGACTCATGTCACTCGGACCTAGAGGAAGTCGCAACAGGAGGCTTTGCAATGGATGCGCAATGA
- the LOC134225294 gene encoding uncharacterized protein LOC134225294 isoform X1 — translation MNYSTSRNGSNTCMTVVPFKGGRYAGDYRPRRRIIPKRVWTLPVWARAVENPEQRKSVTADGKENCANKQSPSGNTLEDDLERLIAAEGDTRGKHLAIGERKKINDMIMATIRDSDGYVDSLLGKDIDALEKQCRPPPQKSYNANDFTQCKSVRESINKKITHSAPEKNKKYSKSVFVAPNGEYILYEDSEYGDYIPEIDERGAAANLLNTEGEKLQHLLETADNRIDEDMFSPDKCGDMSTSTENCELTDVSPETGEQSVVLPPHALSHSEVDRSADKPEKSTSVDGKASFICYNPAEIFRHKIFNPAQPPLASYPAGCSYGFNAYEENPHIDSTASSCDGMGSLETDNQKLRQAVSVAEEEARIAHERWAELTKQIEEAEEELQIKRASALAVMNKLAKQIRDRESILEKQMRLIERLEGMISEKDKELERLKKDCNEQTPPNMVPSEQVRSEIYQRVMELYAKNVKLAMVNDDVKSSAEQKDKLQAELDSCHSDLEEVATGGFAMDAQ, via the exons ATGAATTACTCTACCTCTCGGAATGGGTCCAACACTTGCATGACGGTTGTGCCTTTCAAAGGAGGTCGCTATGCAGGCGATTATCGACCAAGAAGACGCATCATACCAAAAAGGGTCTGGACCCTGCCAGTCTGGGCGCGTGCGGTCGAAAATCCAGAGCAGAGGAAAAGCGTTACCGCTGACGGGAAGGAAAACTGCGCGAACAAGCAATCGCCTTCCGGAAATACACTGGAAGACGATTTGGAGCGGCTGATTGCCGCCGAAGGAGACACCAGAGGAAAACATTTGGCAATTGGCGAGAGAAAAAAGATAAACGACATGATCATGGCCACGATTCGAGATTCCGACGGTTATGTAGACAGTTTGCTCGGAAAAGATATCGATGCGCTCGAGAAGCAATGCAGACCGCCACCACAGAAGTCGTACAATGCCAACGATTTCACTCAGTGTAAGTCAGTTCGGGAGAGTATTAATAAGAAGATAACACATTCTGCTccagagaaaaataaaaaatacagtaagAGTGTATTTGTTGCCCCGAATGGGGAATATATCCTTTATGAAGATTCGGAATATGGTGATTATATTCCCGAAATTGACGAAAGAGGTGCGGCAGCAAATCTGTTGAACACGGAAGGTGAAAAGCTTCAACACCTGCTCGAAACAGCGGATAATCGGATTGATGAAGACATGTTCTCCCCAGATAAGTGCGGGGATATGTCCACTTCGACCGAAAACTGTGAGCTGACGGATGTGTCGCCAGAGACTGGAGAGCAATCTGTGGTTTTGCCACCCCATGCTTTATCGCACTCGGAGGTCGACAGGTCAGCAGATAAGCCCGAAAAATCAACATCGGTTGATGGGAAAGCTTCATTTATTTGTTACAATCCGGCGGAAATCTTTAGGCATAAGATTTTCAATCCCGCGCAACCCCCACTAGCAAGCTATCCAGCGGGTTGTTCATACGGATTCAACGCCTATGAGGAAAACCCACATATCGACAGTACCGCATCGTCCTGTGATGGAATGGGCAGTTTGGAAACGGACAACCAGAAGCTTAGACAAGCCGTTAGTGTTGCAGAAGAAGAGGCGAGGATTGCTCATGAGCGGTGGGCCGAGCTCACGAAACAAATTGAGGAGGCAGAAGAGGAACTGCAGATCAAACGGGCCTCCGCTTTGGCAGTTATGAATAAGCTGGCGAAACAGATTAGGGACAGGGAGTCCATCCTGGAAAAGCAGATGCGCTTGATCGAACGCTTGGAAGGGATGATATCGGAAAAGGACAAGGAACTCGAACGATTG AAAAAAGATTGCAACGAGCAGACACCCCCGAACATGGTTCCCTCCGAACAAGTTCGCAGCGAAATTTATCAACGGGTGATGGAGCTCTATGCGAAAAACGTCAAACTAGCGATGGTAAACGACGATGTGAAGAGTTCCGCGGAACAGAAAGATAAGCTTCAGGCAGAATTGGACTCATGTCACTCGGACCTAGAGGAAGTCGCAACAGGAGGCTTTGCAATGGATGCGCAATGA